Within the Thiohalophilus sp. genome, the region AACAGACATTTTGGCATACTCAACAGCATAGCAACAAAGCCGGGCTGATGGAGCTGGTGGGTGTGAGCGAAGGGGGATTCGGCTGATACGCTGTTTACTCCATGGCCTTAAAGCAAAAACCCATACTCACAAGTATGGATTTTTATTGATATGGCGCGCCCGACAGGATTGCGGCCTACATCCCTGTAGGCCGTCCCTGCGGGACCATCGCCTGCCAGGCGATGTCCAAAATCGCTCCTGGCGATTTTGTCGAAACTTTTGACCTGCGGTCACAGGTTCGAAATTTTGTATTGGGCCGAAAATGCAAAAGGGTCTTCACAAGGAAGACCCTTTTGCATTTTATGGCGCGCCCGACAGGATTCGAACCTGTGACCTTCGGTGTCGGAGACCGATACTCTATCCAGCTGAGCTACGGGCGCGTGATCTATAACCCAGTAAAATCATAGGTTTTATGGGTAAGGACAGGGCGTAGCTTACCTTTCCTGTTATATTTCGTCCACACGGGCGTGTGCCACCATCCGGGCGGTGGTGGCGCTGGCGGATTCCGATTATAATCGACGCGAAATTTGACAGGGTCGGGCGATTTTTTCAGGCGCCGGCTACAAGCGACCAAACGTAGAGGGGCTAAGTGTGGATCAAAAAGACACGGATTTTATGAAGGTTTTTGTGGGGCTTCTGATCGGTCTGCTGGTATTCATGGTATTGGCGATCATCGGTGCCAATGCCATCAGCGGCAAAGATTCCGTTGATGTCCAGAATGATCCCCGGGTTCAGGCCGCCATCGAGGAACGGATCGCGCCTATCGGCCAGGTGAACACCGCCGAGGTCAAGCAGGAAACCGCCGGTGGCGGGGGCGGGGCTGACGGCAAGTCAGTCTATAATTCGGCCTG harbors:
- a CDS encoding c-type cytochrome, giving the protein MKVFVGLLIGLLVFMVLAIIGANAISGKDSVDVQNDPRVQAAIEERIAPIGQVNTAEVKQETAGGGGGADGKSVYNSACMACHATGAAGAPILGDTGAWEDRIAKGDDTLFDHAINGFKGMPPKGGNAGLSDQEVKAAVEYMVAESK